The DNA segment TTACTACAAGACTtgtaactaactgggttatttagTCCTAGTTAATTTGTTCTCGTTTATTtaatactttataattctaatataaagttttatattttcggggtgttacaagtctacccccgtTAAAAGGGTTTCATCCCCGAAACCAAAGTACGTACCGaataatgtagggtagagccgtagcatctcctcttcggactcccatTTGGTATCCGAACCCTTCCtgtgttcccatttgaccttttCTTAGTTAATTTCTTTGTTCCTCAAACTCTTCACCTTGCGATCTAAATCGCAATCGGATTCACTGCGTAGTTGAGACTATTATCCACCTCGATGTCGTCATAGTGGATATAAGCggtttcgtcagctagacatttccggagatgtgatacgtggaacGTGCTATATTTTCCATTCAATTCCTCGGGTAATTCGAGACGGTATGCGACTCTACCAACTCGTtcaatgattctaaatggcccaataaacctTGGGCTTAATTTTCCCCTTTTTCTAAATCGGATTATTCCCTTCCACGGTGATACCTTCAACATCACCTtatcaccaatttgaaactcAATCGGTCTCCTTCGTTTGTCTGCATACGACTTTTGTCGATcctgagccgctttcaagtgagcTCGGACCAAGTCAATTTTCTCATTCGTGATACGGACTACATCCTTATGTGCGAGTTCTCGCAGTCCAAACTCATCCCAACACACCGGGGTTCGGCATTTTCTACCGTAAAGCATCTCGTATGGAGCCATACCGATGcttgtgtggtaactgttattataggaaaattcaaccaacggtaggtagacatcccaactacccccgaagtcGATAATGCATGCCCGTAGCATATCTTCCAAcgtctgtattgttctttcactttgcccatccgtttgtgggtggtacgCGGTGCTtatgaacaatttagttcccattcgCTCTTGGAATTCTCTCCAAAagttcgaagtaaaccgagtatctctatcGGACACAATAGATATCGGTACCCCGTGGCGTGCCACTATTTCATTGGTATACACCTCCGACATCTTTTcggatgtataagtctcacgaatcggaatgaagtgagcactttttgtcaatctatccacaactacccatataACATCGTATCCGTGGTTGGTTTTGGGCAATTTGGTCAACAAATCCATTttgatttgctcccatttccatactgGGATGTCCAACGGTTTTAGTTTACCATATGGCTTTTGGTGCTCCACTTTGACTTGTAAACAGGTCAAGCACTTCTCTACACACTTTACgacatctcttttcattccgggccaccaataattttgctTTAGATCGTTATACATCTTGGTTGCCCCCGGGTGGatagaataacgggatttatgggCTTTATCAAGTAGAAGCGTCTTGACTCCACACGAGTTTGGGACCCATATCCTCCCGAAACGAGTCCTTAACCCGTTGTTACCAATAACCAATTCTTTCAACTGACCCACCATTCTTTCTTTCTTCAAGTTTTCCTCTTTCATTGCTTCAACTTGAGGTTTTCGGATTTGTTCAAGTAGACCCAATGTCACAATTAGTTGCATCGATCGTACTCGAATCGGTGTATAATCTACCTTTCGGCTCAACGCATCGGCCACCACATTAGCTTTCCCGGGATGGTAATGTATGTCACAATCGAAATCTTTGACCATTTCTAACCACcgcctttgcctcatgtttaattccttctggtcgaagaaatatttcaaacttttatggtcggtaaaaatagtgcactttaccccatacaaataatacctccatatttttaaggcaAATACCACTGCCGCCAACTCGAGGTCGTGTGTAGGGTAATTCTTTTCATGATTTTTTAGTTgtctcgaggcataggctataaccttgccccgttgcatcagaACGCACCCAAGACCCGAATATGACGCATCCGAGTAAACTACCATGTCGTCAACCCCATCCGACAATGTCAataccggagcgtgggtcaatTTTTCTTTAATCGTTTGGAACGCTTTCTCTTGATCTtcgccccaaataaacttttcgtCTTTACGAGTTAGTTTGGTCAACGGCgtagcaatcttggagaaattttctatgaatctcctatagtatcccgcaagcCCCAAGAAGCTTCTGATTTgatttccgaaggattctttggtggaTTCCATCTCGCCACAGCTTCAATTTTTGACGGGTCTACCAACACCCCGTTCGCACTAATAATGTGCCCGagaaattgcacttctcgtaaccagaaagcacatttcgagaattttgcataTAATTTCTCTTTCCTGAGTGTCTCCAGCACTTCACGTAAATGGCTTGCATGTTCTGCTTCATTCTTTGAGTACActaaaatgtcatcgatgaatactatcaccgacttatccaacattggtttgcaaacccggttcatgaggtccacgAAAgttgcgggtgcattagttaacccgaaggacatcacgaggaactcgtagtgtccgtaccgtgtacgaaaggccgtcttcggtacatcctcctccttgaccttcaactggtgataagCCGACCGAAGGTCAATCTTTGAGAACCAACTCGcgccttgtaactggtcaaataagtcatcaattcttGGAAGCGGGTATCGATTTTTCACTGTGAGTttatttaactcccggtaatcgatacacatgtatgctcccatccttctttttcacgaatatcACCAGTGcaccccacggagacacactcggtctAATAAACCCCTTGTCGAGCAGGTCTTAAATCTGAGACATTAATTCTTGTAACTCTGATGGCGCGAGCCTATACGGTGCTTTGGCTACGGGTTTCGCACCCGGAATTAGTTCAATTCCAAATTCTACCTCCTGTTTGGGTGGTACccccggtaaatcttccggaaacacATCTACATACTCACGTACTACCGGTACGTCTTCAATCTTCGGCAATCCCTCCTCGGGTTCATTTGCATAAATCATGAACGCTCTACATCCGTGCCTCATAAGTTTGTGAGCCTTTAGCATTGAGCACATAACGGGATTACCCCCTTTCTCGCCATAAAGGGTAACGTGTTTTCCACTTGGAGATGTCAGTTTTATCTCCTTGCGGAAACACACCACCTTCGCGTGAtatcgggataaccaatccatcccgaccaCTATTTGGTCTCCCATTGACATCAGGATCAAGTCTATTGAGTATTCTTCACCATCGATACTCATCTTACAATCTCGACATACGTCACACACAATAAAACTTTTATTGTCACCTATTTCTACTTCTaatggcataggtaattttgtcagtacaaatgaaggatgtcgaataaatccatgtgaccacccgtatcaaataacacatgtgcgggaattgaatttatagcaaatatacctgaaaccacatcAGGTTCCTTCTTTGCCTCGACCGCGGTTAACTGAAAGGATCTGGGTTTTGCTTTCAGAGTTTCTGCTTGCGAATCCTTGCCATCCTTCTTCCCGACCAACTCTGGGCATTCTGATTTCTTATGACCCGGCTGATAGCATTTATAACAAACTGACACTTTCCCCGGGGATAATGCAGCCGTGTGCCCTGTCTTCCCACATATAGGACATGGCTTATCTTTAAATCGACACTCGCCCTTGTGCCCTTTCCCGCAAACCTTACAACTCGGCGAACCACTTTTCCCTTCATGTTTCTTTGATGACTCCGTGGTTCGTGCTTTCTTTGCAGGGCTTGGATTAACAGACTGTGCCCTTCTTTCACCTCTCCCGATTTGCTTTTTCAGTTTAATTTCTCTTTCCCAGGCCGTGTTTATGATCTCGGTAAGAGTTTCATATTTCgagggagtcatgaactcccgGTACTCTGTACTTagaatattataataataatatacttTCTGTTCTTCGGACATTACAAACTCGTCACAGAATCTCAGTTTATCAAGAAAGATCCCCGTGATTTTATCGATAGATTCATCTTTTTCCCTTAGTTGAATAAATTCCTCCTTGATTCGGTTAATAACTGCCTTGGGGCTGTGGTGTTTAAGGAATGGCACCTTAAACTCATCCCACGTCATCGCTCTTGCCGCTTCGCTTCcaatttcctttttcttgttatcccaccaatcctttgCTTGACCTCTCAGCTGACCCGTACCGTAAGCTATGAAGTCGTTTGCGTCGCAGTGGGTTCTCTCAAACACCCCTTCAATATCACGCAGCCATCGTTGGCATATTATTGGATCCACCTCTCCGTTATAAAATGGCGGTTTAcatgccatgaattccttgtatgagcAGCCCTTGCGCTCTCCCAATTTTTCCTTTGTTGTGTTGGTACTATCCTCCAACTTCTTAATTCTTTCTTCGACTAACGAAAGTACCGTGTTTTGAATCTTATCTATGAAACCGGATAGGCTATTTTCAATTGTCTTTCCTACTTCCTCGGCAATTACTTCTTTCATTTGCTCGGTGACTATCAGCACTGCATCATCATTACCTTTTTCCGTCAtctttgaaactgaaatgtttacaccaATCATTAAACATTTCATCTATAACATATACTTTATTTGCTCCGGTTTAGCCAAGTTCACgacttgctttaaccgttctcgtttagtgcactttccgggtttgagtgtgttaacacgctcttcccgTGCACGTcacttcatgtttttcttttacATTAATAAACCTACTAAAATGATTAACTCTTACTAGATGTTGATAAAGCTTGAATCAAACACATTTTGttaacaaccttgagctctgattaccaacttgtaacactcgtCTTATTATTCCATTGTTTAATCATAAAATACGGACTTTTTAAAAACGAAATATATAATTAACAAAAACTTAGTTAATAAACTAAGATGTACTTCATTATAGTGTTTAAACATAGTCAACTAACTAGATTAAAATATTCAACATTCAGTAGTGTTTACAAAACAACATGGTTTAAACTAGATTAGATTAGCGCGGAAGCATTCAAaaattgtgttcggttcttgattccCTTGCTTAATCGACATCCACAACAAAACGAGCATCACCTATGGTCAAAACCATATCAATTGTTAGTTTTGACATCTTAATATCAAGTAAATACAAGTTCTATTGCTTAAACaatgaaaaacaaacaaaattcTGCAATTGGGGTCTGTCGCGCCCTGCGACAGTACAGGGCCAAgctttcgcggcccgcgacgacTGTCGCGTGACGCGACAGTGATTGTAGTTTGGCGTCGTGTAGCGCGACGGCTTCATTTCGGAAGAAGGGTTGTTGTTTGGTGCTGTATGTTTGCCCAGCAACTTTATTTCCCTTGTCAAACTTTAAACTATCATAACTTTCGATTCACATGTccgttttagccgattctttttcctatatgtCCATATTAAAATTACGGATCTAATTATATAAATTTCACTTAACGAAACCCGAATTGTGAATAAATAGCCCACACAATCCGTGTTTTGATTGTTCGACCCATTAACTATGTGTGCAACTGTTTGCCTATCTATTCTTTTGGCATTCTAATCTCATTTACCCATTTCTCGGGCTTGTAATTCATAGCGTATCCGTACCATAACATGGCTTTACGCTCATATATGTATTTCATGCTTGATTGTTATAAACTCAAGCATTGCCACTTTATACAATTATGGCAACTAGTTTCTATCATTCGACCCGATAACATGGATTCATAAACTTAACTTAGTATAACCATTCTTTACTAAATTGCAATCTAGCACTAATGCATTATGAGGCTTTCAAGTCTCTATGCGCAAGATCGACATAAAAAcatagttttgacccgtttggttgacgAGTGAAAATCCTCACTTTAATGTCAAGCCAAACCATTCCTAAccaatattttgacccgtttgagtgTCGAGTGGACTTTGCCACTTCAATGACACATCAAACACATATACTACATTATGACAATGTTCAGAAGCTAAAACCAAACATTTTTACGTAATTAGAGCACACCCTTCAATCGCgcgtcaccaccggcttgtccacatGACGCTCCggtttcctttcctatagagtttaACCACAACCCGTTTAGAACTCTTTTGCTTAGCATATAACGCATAGTTCGCCATAACTCTACAAACATGCGTTTTAGCTAAAATTTCCAGTTTTAAGTCTCCTTTTaggcattttcacaaacaccttAAGGGCATAATTTCTCATAATCTattatcaagttcataactttttatatagccaagattaacatcaattaGGCAATTTACACAAATTTTAACATCAACATTTCAGAAATTACTTCATAAAACTCGGGTTACACAAGAACAAGtatcataatcctagtgtttatcatgtttctacaaaacccattaatCACCCACAATGGTGATTATGAATCTCACAATTATTAAGCAAAATTTTAACAAGAAATcgactagggtttatccctagacatCATATCACTCCAATTTCATCCGTACAACACTCATGCAACATCAAATTCTAATTTTCCCATGTTCATCCAAAAATTTAAAAGGAAATTTTCTACaaaatttacataccttatgatcctttcACTGAGGTGATCTCTAATTTATGTTCGGATTTTGATTTGGGACTGAATTTGGTCTTCAATTTGATCAAATaacatgaactagggttttggaaAAGCTTTGGTCGCCCCCCTCTGTGTTTGATCGATCCAGCACACAAACAAATGTGTGTtttatgtttaataaaatgtttttattataattagtttCAATTTAAGCACCTTTGGTCTCTCTAATTTCCTTTAGTTCATATTTGAGTGTTTTAACCCACTTATGAGTTACTACAAGACTTGTAATTAACTGGGTTATTTAGTCCTAGTTAGTTTGTTCTCGTTTATTTAATACTTTacaattctaatataaagttttatattttcggggtgttacagtttgctagactcctattgagcatatctTCGGGTGTTACAGTTTTATATTTAGTGGTATTGGTGTTTATCAGTTTGGCAGTGGAAATTACAACAGggccgtagttaggaaatattttatcagagtaaaataccacacttttataatattaaatacgtgggaaattcccaagtttttagtacacacattttcatagggataaaaccctattttatttaaataaaacatctgTTGATAcattcatctgtcgacttcgtcttgtatcgagtctagtattagaattgttagatcagggcgcgttGTATGAGAAAATAGCAGTTTTAGGTGTTTTattgttctgattccgcttgaatgcttgattccgcttgaaagggtgttgtgcactttcaagcgaaatcacaatatatgtgattccgcttgaactgctcctggacactttcaagcggaaccctgTTCCCTATAAATACCTTCAAGCGTAATCATTTGGTAGACTTCTTGTTTCTGGTACCGAATTGCggccgaagtgccgtttgactgtaattgctgtgaaatcaatatacaaggcaaatttaagtgaatcaagctgtttttcaagtccgtttcttagtttccaCCTCTGAAACGGACAAGAGCTCTtccgattgactcgtttgggtcactactcgatcctacaagtggtatcagagctcaggttgaagagttcttgccaaaacagcctcattttctgacttctacaccttttttttgaatttgaacaaattttaacggtcaaaatcggCTCAATTTCTCACAGGTTGTGTAAAAGTGCatattaacaaagccttgaaagaatcagaacGAAATTCACattaaaattgacaaaaatggacCTTagacttgattccgcttgaacaaacCATTTGTGATCCCGCTTGAAATCTGTGATTCTGCTCGAAAAACAGATATTCCGCTTCAAAAGTtggttgattccgctccaaactgctAAGttgggtattccgcttgaaacggtGTTTGGGTATTTTGCTT comes from the Helianthus annuus cultivar XRQ/B chromosome 4, HanXRQr2.0-SUNRISE, whole genome shotgun sequence genome and includes:
- the LOC110933613 gene encoding uncharacterized protein LOC110933613, producing the protein MTEKGNDDAVLIVTEQMKEVIAEEVGKTIENSLSGFIDKIQNTVLSLVEERIKKLEDSTNTTKEKLGERKGCSYKEFMACKPPFYNGEVDPIICQRWLRDIEGVFERTHCDANDFIAYGTGQLRGQAKDWWDNKKKEIGSEAARAMTWDEFKVPFLKHHSPKAVINRIKEEFIQLREKDESIDKITGIFLDKLRFCDEFVMSEEQKVYYYYNILSTEYREFMTPSKYETLTEIINTAWEREIKLKKQIGRGERRAQSVNPSPAKKARTTESSKKHEGKSGSPSCKVCGKGHKGECRFKDKPCPICGKTGHTAALSPGKVSVCYKCYQPGHKKSECPELVGKKDGKDSQAETLKAKPRSFQLTAVEAKKEPDVVSEVEIGDNKSFIVCDVCRDCKMSIDGEEYSIDLILMSMGDQIVVGMDWLSRYHAKVVCFRKEIKLTSPSGKHVTLYGEKGGNPVMCSMLKAHKLMRHGCRAFMIYANEPEEGLPKIEDVPVVREYVDVFPEDLPGVPPKQEVEFGIELIPGAKPVAKAPYRLAPSELQELMSQI